Proteins encoded together in one Triticum dicoccoides isolate Atlit2015 ecotype Zavitan chromosome 7B, WEW_v2.0, whole genome shotgun sequence window:
- the LOC119335594 gene encoding laccase-21-like, with protein MGIAKIPALLWLLGAVLSLGVSVSPAQGAKTRHHDFFIKESNYTSRLCKERTVLTVNGQFPGPTIYARKGDLVIVNVYNQGDKNITIHWHGVDQPRNPWSDGPEYITQCPIRPGGNFTYRVILSEEEGTLWWHAHSDFDRTTIHGAIVIHPKLGTTFPFKKPHKEIPVILGEWWKADVNHLLEEAERTGGEINISDANTINGQPGDLFPCSKAGTYKIPVQHGKTYLLRIINAGLSNDLFFGVPGHNLTVVVTDGHYTKPFTVKHIMIAPGQSMDALLEANRADGGRYFMAARTFATHPDIVVNNSTATAIVEYMDDTPARGPPEFPANLPGVKDIDSATAYTAQLRSLGSKDHPVDVPRQVDERMLVTIAVNVLPCASHETCGGPDGNRQAASLNNVSFANPSVDILGAYYRSVRGVFDADFPNKPPFFFNFTDVDNDPVERWATKRGTKEKVVEYGAVVEVVFQGTSILGAENHPMHLHGITFYVVGRGFGNFDEQKDPATYNLVDPPHQSTVSMPKAGWAAIRFRAANPGVWFMHCHFDRHVVWGMSTVFIVKDGKAPEAKMMPPPPNMPTC; from the exons ATGGGTATAGCTAAGATACCGGCGCTGCTTTGGTTACTTGGGGCAGTGCTATCGCTGGGAGTTTCCGTTAGCCCCGCTCAGGGCGCCAAGACTCGTCACCATGATTTCTTT ATTAAGGAGAGCAACTACACGAGCAGGCTCTGCAAGGAGAGGACCGTCCTCACCGTCAACGGCCAGTTCCCCGGCCCCACCATCTACGCGCGCAAGGGCGACCTCGTCATCGTCAATGTCTACAACCAAGGCGATAAAAACATCACCATCCACTG GCATGGTGTGGACCAGCCACGCAACCCGTGGTCCGACGGGCCGGAGTACATTACCCAGTGTCCCATCCGCCCCGGCGGCAACTTCACCTATCGGGTCATCTTGTCCGAGGAAGAGGGCACGCTCTGGTGGCACGCGCACAGCGACTTCGACCGCACCACAATCCATGGCGCCATTGTTATCCACCCCAAGCTCGGAACCACCTTCCCCTTCAAGAAGCCACACAAGGAGATACCCGTCATACTCG GTGAGTGGTGGAAGGCCGACGTGAACCATCTGCTCGAGGAGGCGGAGCGGACCGGCGGCGAGATCAATATCTCGGACGCGAACACCATCAACGGCCAGCCGGGTGACCTGTTCCCGTGCTCCAAGGCCGGCACCTACAAGATACCGGTGCAGCACGGCAAAACGTACCTGCTCCGGATCATCAACGCGGGGCTCTCCAACGACCTTTTCTTCGGCGTCCCCGGGCACAACCTCACCGTGGTCGTCACCGACGGCCACTACACTAAGCCGTTCACCGTCAAGCACATCATGATCGCCCCAGGTCAAAGCATGGACGCGCTTCTCGAGGCCAACCGCGCCGATGGCGGTCGGTACTTCATGGCCGCGAGGACGTTCGCAACACACCCCGACATTGTGGTCAACAACAGCACCGCCACCGCCATCGTGGAATACATGGACGACACACCGGCGCGTGGCCCGCCGGAGTTCCCTGCCAACCTTCCGGGCGTCAAAGACATCGACTCGGCGACGGCGTACACGGCGCAGCTCCGGTCCCTGGGCAGCAAGGACCACCCAGTGGACGTGCCAAGGCAGGTCGACGAGCGCATGCTCGTCACCATCGCCGTCAACGTGCTCCCCTGCGCGTCCCACGAGACGTGCGGGGGCCCTGACGGCAACCGCCAAGCCGCGAGCCTCAACAACGTCAGCTTCGCGAACCCGTCCGTCGACATCCTCGGCGCCTACTACCGCTCTGTCCGCGGCGTGTTTGACGCAGACTTCCCCAACAAGCCGCCcttcttcttcaacttcacggACGTCGACAACGACCCCGTCGAGCGCTGGGCCACCAAGCGCGGCACCAAGGAGAAGGTGGTGGAGTACGGCGCCGTCGTGGAGGTGGTGTTCCAGGGCACCTCCATCCTCGGCGCCGAGAACCACCCCATGCACCTGCACGGCATCACGTTCTACGTGGTAGGGAGAGGGTTCGGGAATTTTGATGAGCAGAAGGACCCGGCCACCTATAACTTGGTCGACCCGCCGCACCAGAGCACGGTCTCCATGCCCAAAGCTGGCTGGGCAGCTATCCGATTCCGCGCGGCGAATCCAG GTGTCTGGTTCATGCATTGCCATTTTGATCGCCATGTGGTGTGGGGAATGAGCACCGTCTTCATCGTGAAGGATGGCAAGGCTCCTGAAGCTAAAATGATGCCTCCGCCTCCCAACATGCCTACCTGCTAA